AACGCAGAGGAGAATGCCGGGAATCAGCGCCACAATACGGCTGGCGGCGGTGGCCGGCTTGGCATCGGCCGGGCTGGATGCTTGATTCTGCGACACAAATCTCTCCCAGAGGAGAAGGATTTATACGCAGCGCACTCCCGTTGGGAAATAAGTTTTCGACATATCAGGCCCGAGGGAAGTTCTATCCTCAGGCCGGAATAATCGGCCTTAGAAGATCAGGCTCTTGGCGAGCGAAGCGACGCGGCTGAAACCGTCATAGATGCCGGGCTCAAAGAAGGCGGCGCGAGCAAGCACGATACCCGCAACCAGCGACCAGAACAGGCCCGTGCCGGCCCGCAGCAGGAGCTTTGACGTACGCGACCGCGGCTGGGTGTCCGTTGCGGACACCAGTTGCTCGCCGAAGGGTTCAAATCCGGTACGTTCCATGGCTCTGGCCAATCCATCAATTCTGATGGGAATGTCGTCGTTTCGGCCCCAAACGGCAATGGAAGTGATTGGCGTTTTTGTCCTCCGGAAGGGAAACTCCTTCCGTTGGACCAGTCCGGGACAATAGTTTTCTTCTTCCGGCCTATTTGGACACCGGCGTCCCGCCTACAGCGCCAGATATCGCCGCCGGATCGCCTCGTTGGACTTCAGCTCCTCGATGCCGGCGGCGTAGACAATCTGGCCCTTGTCGATGACCGTCGCATGGCTCGCCAGCCCCAGGCAGAAATGCATGTTCTGCTCGGCGATCAGCACGGTCGAACCGAGCGAACGGAGCTGCCGCAAGAGCTCTCCGATCCGCTGCACGATGATCGGCGCGAGGCCCTCGCTCGGCTCATCCAGCAGCAGCAGCGCCGGATTGCCCATCAGCGTGCGCGCAATCGCGAGCATCTGCTGCTCGCCGCCCGAGAGGCGCCCGGCGATGCGATGGCGCAGCGGCTCCAGGAGCGGAAAGACCTCGTAGATGCGCTTGATCGGCCATTCGTCCTGACCTTCCGGCCCGCGCTTCCTGCCGATGACGAGATTGTCCTCGACCGTATGCTCGGGAAAGACCTGACGGTCCTCAGGCACGAAGCCGAGGCCGGCGCGCGCGATCGCGTGCGGCTTCAGGCCGGAAATGACCGCGCCGCGCAAGCTGACCCTGCCCCGCCGCGGCGGCGCCAGCCCCATGATCGCCTTCATGGTCGTCGACTTCCCGGCGCCGTTGCGGCCGAGCAGCGCCATGGTCTCGCCTTGCCGCACCGACAGGCCGACGCCGAACAGGATCTGGCTCGTGCCATAATAGACGTCGAGATCGGCAACTTCGATGACGGCTCCGCTCATGCGACAGCTCCCGCATGTTCGGTGCCGAGATAGGCGTCGATCACAGCGCTGTCGTTGCGGATCTCGTCGGGCGTGCCGGTTGCGAGAATACGGCCGTAGCAGAGCACGACGATCTTTGGGGCGATCTTGAACACGATATCCATGTCATGCTCGATGAAGACGACGGTGATCTTCTGGGTGTCCCAGAGCTCGCGCACCTTGTCGATCATCCGCCAGCGTTCTTCCGGGCCCATGCCGGCGGTGGGCTCGTCCAGCAGCAACACTTTTGGTTCCAGCACCAGAGCCAAGGCGATGTCGAGCAGCTTTTGATCGCCGTGCGACAGCGTTGCGGCGGTGCGATTGCGCTTGCCGGCGAGCCCCAGCAACTCCATCACGTGCTCGGCGCGCTCGCGCGTCTCGGGCAGCGGAAAGCGCTTGTGCAGCACCGCCGACGAACGCTGGTCGGCGCTGACAGCGGCGAGCATGGTCTCCTGCACGGTGAGCGATTTGAAGATGCTGGCAACCTGGAACGCGCGGCCGATGCCGTGGCGGACGATCTCCGGCGGCGAGCGGCCGGCAAGGTCGACGCCGTCGAGCAGCACCTGCCCGGAATCCGGCCTCAACGCACCCGTGATCAGATTGAAGAAGGTGCTCTTGCCCGCGCCATTCGGGCCGATCACCGCGGTGAGCGAGCCGTCGGGGAAGTCAAGCGAGACGTCGTTGGTCGCCTTCACGCCGCCGAAGGATTTTGCGAGATTGCGGATCTCGAGCATGGCTAGCGCCCCTCGCCTGCGCCGCGCCGGTGGGCGAACCATTCCGCGACGAAATCGAGCAGGCCTTTGCGCAGGCCCAGCGCGAAGAACAGGATGACGATCCCGAGCACGATGCCGTGGTACTCGGTGAAGCGCGTGACGGTGTCGTTGAGCAGAAGCAGCAGCACGGTCCCGACCATCGGCCCCAAAAAGGTCGAGACGCCGCCGAGCATGTTGATGAAGATGCCCTCCCCCGAGATCGTCCAATAGGCGAATTCCGGATAGGCGCCGGACACGAACAGCGCCATCACCATGCCGCCCATCGACGCGAACAGCGCCGCCAGCACGAACACGGTGAGTTTTGCCCGCCAGACGTCGATGCCGAGGAAGCTCGCGCGCGCGGCGTTGTCGCGGATCATGCGGAGCGTGTAGCCGAATGGCGATTGCGCGATCTGGCGCATTGCGAGCAGACCGAGGATCAACAGCGCGCAACTCGCGATGTAGAGATGGACGTGGTTGGCAAGATTGATCCCGAGGAATACGGGGCGCGGAATGCCGCCGCGCAGGCCCTGGTCGCCACCGGTGAACGAGGCCCAGGACAGGATGGTCGAGTGGATCAGCATCTGGAAGGCGAGCGTGACGAAGGCAAAGTAGATCTCCTTCAGCCGCACGCAGATTGCGCCAATGGCAGCGGCGATCACCGCCGTGATCGCCAGCGTCGCCACGAAGGCGACCGGAATGGGAACGCCGAGCTTCTGCATGATCAGGCCGAAACTGTAGGCGCCGAGGCCGAAGAACATGCCGTGACCGAACGAGGTCAGGCCGGTGTAGCCGACAAGGAGATTGAGCGAGGTCGCAAACAGGCCGTAGGCGGAACAGCGGATGACGAAATCGAACAGCGCCTTGCTGCCGGTGAAGAGCGGCAGGCTCGCCAGCACCGCGAAGGCAATCAGCGCGATCAGC
This genomic stretch from Bradyrhizobium sp. CCGB12 harbors:
- a CDS encoding ABC transporter ATP-binding protein; amino-acid sequence: MSGAVIEVADLDVYYGTSQILFGVGLSVRQGETMALLGRNGAGKSTTMKAIMGLAPPRRGRVSLRGAVISGLKPHAIARAGLGFVPEDRQVFPEHTVEDNLVIGRKRGPEGQDEWPIKRIYEVFPLLEPLRHRIAGRLSGGEQQMLAIARTLMGNPALLLLDEPSEGLAPIIVQRIGELLRQLRSLGSTVLIAEQNMHFCLGLASHATVIDKGQIVYAAGIEELKSNEAIRRRYLAL
- a CDS encoding ABC transporter ATP-binding protein → MLEIRNLAKSFGGVKATNDVSLDFPDGSLTAVIGPNGAGKSTFFNLITGALRPDSGQVLLDGVDLAGRSPPEIVRHGIGRAFQVASIFKSLTVQETMLAAVSADQRSSAVLHKRFPLPETRERAEHVMELLGLAGKRNRTAATLSHGDQKLLDIALALVLEPKVLLLDEPTAGMGPEERWRMIDKVRELWDTQKITVVFIEHDMDIVFKIAPKIVVLCYGRILATGTPDEIRNDSAVIDAYLGTEHAGAVA
- a CDS encoding branched-chain amino acid ABC transporter permease, with product MTELEAGRAERLAPVRNGAALQRYRDVLIALIAFAVLASLPLFTGSKALFDFVIRCSAYGLFATSLNLLVGYTGLTSFGHGMFFGLGAYSFGLIMQKLGVPIPVAFVATLAITAVIAAAIGAICVRLKEIYFAFVTLAFQMLIHSTILSWASFTGGDQGLRGGIPRPVFLGINLANHVHLYIASCALLILGLLAMRQIAQSPFGYTLRMIRDNAARASFLGIDVWRAKLTVFVLAALFASMGGMVMALFVSGAYPEFAYWTISGEGIFINMLGGVSTFLGPMVGTVLLLLLNDTVTRFTEYHGIVLGIVILFFALGLRKGLLDFVAEWFAHRRGAGEGR